Proteins from one Indicator indicator isolate 239-I01 chromosome 37, UM_Iind_1.1, whole genome shotgun sequence genomic window:
- the RPRML gene encoding reprimo-like protein, whose amino-acid sequence MNESFFNQTLLEQGAYPNRTQGLGVLLACCNGTGSVLATDGGSSVLAPDERNLYITRVVQIAVLCVLSLTVLFGIFFLGCNLLIKSESMINFLVKDRRPSKDVGAAIMGLY is encoded by the coding sequence ATGAACGAGTCCTTTTTCAACCAGACTCTCCTAGAACAGGGAGCTTACCCCAACAGGAcccagggcttgggggtgctctTGGCCTGCTGCAACGGGACCGGCTCAGTGCTGGCGACCGACGGCGGCTCCTCGGTCCTGGCACCTGATGAGAGGAACCTCTACATCACCAGGGTGGTGCAGATCGCTGTCCTCTGCGTCCTCTCCTTGACTGTCCTCTTTGGCATCTTCTTTTTGGGCTGCAACTTGCTGATCAAGTCGGAGAGCATGATTAACTTCCTGGTGAAGGACCGGAGACCTTCCAAGGATGTGGGAGCTGCAATCATGGGACTCTACTGA